The Heteronotia binoei isolate CCM8104 ecotype False Entrance Well chromosome 14, APGP_CSIRO_Hbin_v1, whole genome shotgun sequence genome has a window encoding:
- the LOC132582279 gene encoding receptor-interacting serine/threonine-protein kinase 2-like, producing the protein MSSPVPIVSPEDLERITLTRTGFGFILKAFHIPRNADVVLKLLTCKNTTERDLKALLEDVTGIRHVHCERLMPPIGICQFQGLLGVVTEWMHNGSLHSLIHEHELYPDLPFPLCLRILTDVAEGLSHLHNLEPPILHHGLKPSNVLLDLDYRAKISDYSLPTWRRQQLRSVLQNCDNRSCWDLLYLSPEIVQGGSFSQEGDIYSFGMVCWETLSRQKPLEGKKTLLEAVTGVCSGVRPGLESAFIPNGLPHRNKLLQLVALCWHQEPHYRPRAADCMVQLQDILGMFRKEMISDAIYNLIHAKDCVTDAAKSPNAHALEIDLRNLEAVSPQHKTRLTKKTSLEGQSLPGSHLESDTHEQEKEVKQTLFATPPDTTLEKGPPACDIKGFGPRHSLPTLLPSDPSDKVTFPLRRKSEGCQQPLPVLGADRSPSNSNFPYAWPGRSFADPCYRGNCCAILACGRESILSFMTEGRLNHILDVLRSQQILSRTDYETITSFPTVTSRARALLDTCLSLGEKAAQTVVAVLSASKCSPLARGSPLARGVWTNMVN; encoded by the exons ATGTCCAGTCCAGTACCCATCGTTTCCCCAGAAGATCTGGAGAGGATCACCCTGACGAGGACAGGGTTTGGCTTCATTCTCAAAGCTTTCCACATACCTCGGAATGCTGACGTAGTCTTGAAGCTGTTGACTTGCAAGAACACAACAGAGAG AGACTTGAAAGCACTGCTTGAAGATGTCACTGGCATCCGACATGTTCATTGTGAAAGGCTCATGCCTCCCATTGGTATCTGCCAGTTCCAAGGACTCCTCGGGGTTGTTACTGAGTGGATGCACAACGGATCGCTCCATTCCCTCATCCATGAG catgAACTCTATCCGGATTTGCCTTTTCCTCTGTGCCTAAGGATCCTGACAGATGTGGCTGAAGGCCTCAGCCATCTACACAACTTGGAGCCTCCCATCCTTCACCACGGCTTGAAACCTTCCAATGTCCTCCTAGATCTTGATTACAGAGCTAAG ATATCAGATTACAGCCTCCCAACCTGGAGAAGGCAGCAGTTAAGATCTGTCCTCCAGAACTGCGACAACAGAAGTTGTTGGGATTTGCTCTACCTGTCCCCTGAAATTGTCCAGGGAGGCAGCTTCTCACAAGAAGGTGATATTTACAG CTTTGGAATGGTGTGTTGGGAGACCCTAAGCAGACAGAAGCCATTGGAAG GCAAGAAGACCCTGCTTGAGGCTGTGACTGGTGTCTGCAGTGGAGTGCGCCCTGGGCTGGAATCAGCATTTATTCCCAATGGCCTGCCTCATCGAAACAAACTGCTGCAGCTGGTTGCTCTTTGCTGGCACCAGGAGCCCCATTATAGGCCACGTGCTGCAG ACTGCATGGTGCAGCTACAGGACATTCTTGGTATGTTTAGAAAGGAGATGATTTCTGATGCGATCTACAATCTGATTCACGCCAAG GACTGTGTAACAGATGCTGCCAAAAGCCCAAATGCTCATGCGCTTGAAATTGATTTGCGCAACTTGGAG GCAGTCAGTCCCCAGCACAAGACCAGGCTCACCAAAAAGACTAGTTTAGAAGGACAGAGCTTGCCTGGCAGCCACCTTGAAAGTGACACACACGAGCAAGAAAAAGAAGTGAAGCAGACACTGTTTGCCACCCCTCCTGATACAACCCTGGAAAAAG GTCCTCCAGCATGTGACATCAAAGGATTTGGCCCTCGCCATTCCTTACCCACTCTACTTCCATCGGATCCAAGTGACAAAGTCACCTTTCCCTTGCGCAGAAAATCTGAGGGTTGTCAGCAGCCGCTGCCTGTGCTGGGAGCAGATCGCAGCCCTTCCAACAGCAACTTTCCCTATGCCTGGCCCGGACGCTCATTCGCAG ATCCATGCTATAGAGGAAACTGCTGTGCCATCCTAGCCTGTGGGCGAGAATCCATCTTGAGCTTTATGACAGAAGGGCGCCTGAATCACATCTTGGACGTTCTGCGCTCTCAGCAGATCTTATCCAGAACAGACTATGAAACAATCACTTCATTCCCCACTGTGACCAGCCGGGCGCGTGCTTTGCTGGACACTTGCCTCAGCCTTGGAGAGAAAGCTGCCCAAACTGTGGTGGCTGTTCTGTCTGCCAGCAAGTGCAGCCCTTTGGCAAGAGGCAGCCCTTTGGCAAGAGGCGTCTGGACCAACATGGTGAATTGA